The DNA window GACCTCATCATAGGGGCTGGTCAATTCTTCCGAAGAATAGGGAAGGCCCTTTTTAGAGGGATAAGGACTGGTGAGGGTTCTGGGATCCTGAACGGTCTTTTCGTAGGTTTCCTGATAATCTTTCTGACTGTCGTACCATCTTCGAGGGTCCTTGCCGTAAGGGGTGGTCAAAGTCCGGGGGTCCGGAGTAGCGGGATTGGCCAAATCATAGGTTTGATAGGGACCTCTCATCTGGGTCGGGCTCTGATCGTGCCCGATTTCGTTTCGATTGGGATCGTAAGGATTATATCTCGACCCGCGATAAGAACCGGCATAAACCAAAGAAACCAATCCGATCACCCCAAGGACGCTGAAGAAAATAGCTATTTTTTTCATGGAGTATTCTCCTTTTTAAAGGCCTGACTAAAAATATTTGAAACTTCTCTATTAACAGAGTTTCTTTCAAAAGTCTTAATTATGCAAAAATAACACCCAATAGGTCAGCCGTCCCGGCTGACTATCTAATGATTTCAACACAATCGGCCTTCGGCCGATCCGAATATTGTCAGGCAGGATGCCTGACCTATTTTAACCGAATTTAAACATTTGCAATAGGCTCACTCGTTACCTGTTTTAACGAGCACCCAGCAACGAGTAACGACTTCCTGCAACTCGCAACCCGCAACACCCTCTATTATACCCTTAAATCAAGAATAAATGCAAATCTCTTTCAGGGGCAGGTCATAATTGACAACATCGTAAAAAGTTCAAAAGCGCTGATTTACGTCATTCCCGTGAAAACGGGAATCCAGTCCCGCCAAATGCTGGATTAATTAGTTAGGTCTGGCCTGGCTTCCCGCCAGCGCCCTCCGGGGTGTAGTACCCTACGGGACGGAATCGGGAATGACGAGTTTTACGAGACCATCATAATTCAAAGGACCGGCTTTTAAAAAGCAATTTATCCTTCCCGGAAATCCTTTCTTTGGCTATTGAAAGAAAGGCATCGGATTTAAAAGGCAAATCTCTGGCGGCCCTTTCTTTCGAGATGATCTCTCTCAAATAAAAATCCATCGCCAGGGGATCCCAGGACACGAATAGAGAAGAGGGAAAGGCCGATCCAAAAGTTTTAAACCGCTCCGGCTCACCCAGGTGATCATCGCTCCAGGTTCCGACCAGGGCGTCACAGAGCACCAGTCTGGTAATCTTTTTCAGGTGCTCATTCGTATTGACATCCACGATGAACTGATCAATATGGAGGCCGTGGAAAGGGCTTGGACTGGTCGTTTTATCACTAAAAGCGATACTGCCAAAATGATTTTTCATTGCCCCGGAAAAGAGGAGGAAGGGGTGGGCCTTCACGATTGGCATGTTAATCAGATGATCCCCTGAAGCAACGATCCTGGGCAGATAACACTTGAGCGGCTCCCCTTTGTTACCTTTCACCGGGAAGGTGGTTTCTATGGGCTTTGGGGAGGGACGGGTCCAGTCTCCAAAGAATTTCCTGCGTCCCCTCTGATAATAGGAAACCGGCTGCCCGACATAATGAATATCGTATAAAATCCTTTTCCGGTAAAAAGACGGAATCGGTCTGGAGACGTCATAAAGGGTGATATCCTTTTCTTTTATGCCATGGTGAAGGATCAGCCCCCTGATCAGGCTGTTGACGACCTGGGGAGAGGTGATAATCTTCTGAAATGCACAATCGATCCAATTGAGATTGGGTTTGATCAGGACCCGCTCCCCTTTACGATAGTTAAACAAAGACCGCCAGGCAGCCCTGGATCCTTTCTGCCCGGTCAGACGTTCAAGTCCTGCATCGATCATCGTCTGAACAGACTCCTGATTGATCCTGTTGACATAAGGGTGGATGGAATCGTCCCCTGAAAAGGCGTCTTTTGCCCTTATGGCAATCAGGTCGGCCTTTTCGGCCCAGGCGGTTTCACCCCGTCCGGGCGAAAAGGATGAACCTGCAGACTTGTTTTTTGATTCTAACGGAAAAGCCCGGGAAGGCTTAATGGTAAAACCAGACAGGAAGGCTATTAAAGTAAAGATGAAATCGCGTCGATTAAAGATTGCCACCGCTCATAACCCTGTGCGGAATTGGTCAGGCATAGAGCCACCGGGCCAGACCTTTTTTTATCGTCAAACGCAACCCTTTTTTAAACATGCGCATATTGCAGTGGCTGCATATCCTGATCTTTCCATTCTTCTGGGCCTTGACAAAGTCCCTATGAGACGGGTTTCCCCAAATGGTTTCCAGGGGCTCCTCATAGAGGTTGCCTAAAAGGTAGTGGCTGAAGAAGGGACAGGGCAAAATATCTCCATAGGGAGTAATGGTCGGTTCGATACAGGCCCTGTGGCAGGGACTTTGGGGGAATACCCCTTTTTCCAATCCCTGCTCAGGGATAATGAGGAGGTTGTCTAAATTAAGAGAGAAGGGATAATGCCTTCTGGATCGCCATATTTCCCTTACGCTCTTATTGAGATGGCCGGCTTCTTTCTTTGAAAGGAGGTGGTTCTCCTCATCGGTGCTCTCAAAATAGGGATCGGGTAGACAGCCCTTTACCGCCGATTCCCGTACGGCCTCCTGGGGAATCTGGCTCAGGTAGCCCAATTTGACGGCATCGATCGGGAAAGATTTCATCTCTTCCAGAAGGTCGAACAGAGAAGTGTAATTAAGTTTTGAAATCGTGGTATTGATGATGATCTCCGGACAGGCGGCCTTTTTGCGGTATCCGGCAATTTTCTGAACAGCGGCCGCTATACGGCTATAACTACCTTCCTGTCCTCTTATGAAGTCATGGATCGCGCGAGGTCCGTCAATGGAAAAGTGAATTTGGTCCAACCCTTTGTCAACCAGAAGCCGGGCGGTTTCCTGGTCCAGAAGATTACCGTTGGTAGGAAGAGAAGTGGTTATCTTTTTGGACCGGCAGTATTCAATAATATCAAACAGCACATCTTTTCTTAACAGGGCATCTCCTCCAAAGAGTTCAATACCGGTGACGCCGCTTCGGTTCAATCGATCGATAACCCTTTTCCACCCGTCAATCCCCATCTCTTTTTTTTCATCAGCCGGCTCCCGTTTCCAGATATTACAAGCCCGACACTGGCTGGTGCATCGATAGGTGAGAAAGGTTAAGGCATACAGTGGTCTGATTTGACTGGCTCTATACTGACGTCTGACGGCTTGTTGCAGTTCATTAGAAATGAATCCGAATTTATCTGAAATCGACATTCCCTTCTTCCCGGTCGGCATAGTCAGATCCTGAATGGCCCCACTATTTTGGGGTGGTGAGTTGAACCGCGGGCCTGATTCCTCCGGAAAAGATTGTTCCGGAAGAGCGCGGATTCTTTCCTATCTATTTAAAGATGTCTGTTAAGGGGAGTTTCAAGCCCACCATGGGCTGATAGTCCAAAAAGGCCGGTATCGGGTAACGGATACCCCGTTCGTGGGTCCGGTTCAATCCTTCGATTAAACCTTCGAGCAGATCAACCGGGACCACAAAGGCCATCTCATCATCTTGAGCCGTCCCCCAGACCCTGTCTCCATTGCCGGGAACAACCACTTTGGCCGTACGATCCAGGTAGGCCCCGAGGACCCCCTCGGTGCAGGAGGCGGCCCGGCCGGAAAAGGAGGAGGTGATCGGGATTCCCGTGCGGTAGGTGGCCCCATGGATAAGGCGCATCAATTGGGCCGGATTGATATAGAGCAGGATCACATCCGGGTCCACCTCGGTTCTTTCCAGCGGAGAATAAATGATTGCCCGGCATGTCCCCGGAGCTAAAAGTCGCCAACTGGAAAGGGCCGCTTCGGCTGCCGCCTGATCGCGGCTATAGTTCATTCGGGTCAGAAATTCAACCGCCTTGGCCCGATCGGTTTGCGGCTCCCAGCCATAACTGAAGCTGGCTATGGCGCAACCTGAATCTTCAGCCTGGACAGCCACCGTCCAACCGTATTTTCGTGCCAGGGCCGCCCCCTGGCAAGGGGCCAATTTTTTCCCTAAATCTTTCCCGGGTCTTTTGGCCCGTGCCGGTATTTGCCCTTCTTCCCCGGCCAATCGTACTGCCAGGGGAAAGGTCTGGGGTTTAAGGAGTCGGTTTATTTCCTGTCCAAAGCTCTTCCAGTGTTCCATGTTCAACGCTCCTCCCTCTTGCGATGGATTTTTTCTTTTTCCTTTTCCCTTATTTTACATCCCTCGGTTCCCTCTTAGGCGTGTAACCCGTCTTGAAAAGCATGACGGTTTCGGAAGGTAATGTTCACTTCAACATCCTCGTCGAGCTTTCCAAGAATCGTAATCATCCGGTCAAGCGTGAAGCGTTCAAGCCGTGCGTTCCGAATGCGGGAAAATTCGGAATGGGATACGCCAGTCAGTTTTTCGGCTTCGCGGGTCGATAGCCCGCGCTCGTCGAGCGTGCGGATAATCTCGGCCGCAAGAATGGCGCGCGCCTGCTTAACGCTGGCGTTTCTGTGCCCAAAATCACAGAGACGTCGGTAGAAGTGGCGATGGTAGCCGCTGCTTAGTACGCTTAACAACCAAAGCACCATTCCGTGTCCTTCATCAGCGGCGCGACTCCAGCAGACGTGCTCCCCACTCAGCGTAGTCCGGGCAATGCTCATTGATAAACTCTCGCATAACAGACAACGGCAATCGCCCGTCGGGAAGCGCCTTCCATTCGCTGAGCACCTGCCCGAAATACTCCCCCGGCGCGTCCACTGCCCACTGCTTGTACTCGGTCATTGATTCCTTGTCGAAATCATGGATGCCCTTCAATATCCCCTGATAGTACAGGTTCACTTCCTTCAACATGCAAAGCTTTCGATATTTCTCTATGTCGTGCCGAAAAGGCTCCAATGCTTCGTCAAACATCTCCCACGCCGCATCGCCAGGATCAACATACCCGTCTCTGCGTTTGCCGGACCTATCCCAAACATCCTCGACATCCAAGAATTCCAGTGCGTCCTTGACGTCCGTCGCTACATCTTCAACGTCGACTTCACGTAACAGTTCCTCCGCAATAGCATCGATTTCTTGGGCTAAGTTGTCATGGCGCTCAGCTAAAATCTTAAGAATCGACAAGGCGTCCGATCCAGCTAATGATTCCAAAAACCTCGGCTTCCGAGCCATTCTTTTCTTTGGCGATCTTTTCTGCGCTAACTTCTTCATCGGAATGACCTTTCGAGGATTCATCAATAGGTTCCCTACGATTACTCTGCGTTCCGTTCCATTTTTCGGCTAATCGCAAGGCTAAGCGGCACGGCGGTCTTTTGCCACATCCGTCTTGAGCGATTCGTTGGGCACTGCTTTCCCATTTGTCCACAGTTCATATTCACTCAGGTCAATATCGTCGCTCCACGAAATGCCATAACCTCCTGGATCAACGTGAACGGCATTGAAAAAAGCAGGACTCGTAAGCAAGTGAAACTGCGGTCTGGAAAGAAGAGGGCTGCAATCATAGATTTTTTTAATTCCATTTTCGAAAGTGACAAGTAACCGGTCGTTCCCTATGGTTTGTACGGCCTTAATTTTTTGTATCTTTTCCATGTTCAATTTACTCCAATCCTGGAAGTTGCC is part of the Deltaproteobacteria bacterium genome and encodes:
- a CDS encoding DUF362 domain-containing protein codes for the protein MAIFNRRDFIFTLIAFLSGFTIKPSRAFPLESKNKSAGSSFSPGRGETAWAEKADLIAIRAKDAFSGDDSIHPYVNRINQESVQTMIDAGLERLTGQKGSRAAWRSLFNYRKGERVLIKPNLNWIDCAFQKIITSPQVVNSLIRGLILHHGIKEKDITLYDVSRPIPSFYRKRILYDIHYVGQPVSYYQRGRRKFFGDWTRPSPKPIETTFPVKGNKGEPLKCYLPRIVASGDHLINMPIVKAHPFLLFSGAMKNHFGSIAFSDKTTSPSPFHGLHIDQFIVDVNTNEHLKKITRLVLCDALVGTWSDDHLGEPERFKTFGSAFPSSLFVSWDPLAMDFYLREIISKERAARDLPFKSDAFLSIAKERISGKDKLLFKSRSFEL
- a CDS encoding radical SAM protein, encoding MSISDKFGFISNELQQAVRRQYRASQIRPLYALTFLTYRCTSQCRACNIWKREPADEKKEMGIDGWKRVIDRLNRSGVTGIELFGGDALLRKDVLFDIIEYCRSKKITTSLPTNGNLLDQETARLLVDKGLDQIHFSIDGPRAIHDFIRGQEGSYSRIAAAVQKIAGYRKKAACPEIIINTTISKLNYTSLFDLLEEMKSFPIDAVKLGYLSQIPQEAVRESAVKGCLPDPYFESTDEENHLLSKKEAGHLNKSVREIWRSRRHYPFSLNLDNLLIIPEQGLEKGVFPQSPCHRACIEPTITPYGDILPCPFFSHYLLGNLYEEPLETIWGNPSHRDFVKAQKNGKIRICSHCNMRMFKKGLRLTIKKGLARWLYA
- a CDS encoding DUF169 domain-containing protein; the protein is MEHWKSFGQEINRLLKPQTFPLAVRLAGEEGQIPARAKRPGKDLGKKLAPCQGAALARKYGWTVAVQAEDSGCAIASFSYGWEPQTDRAKAVEFLTRMNYSRDQAAAEAALSSWRLLAPGTCRAIIYSPLERTEVDPDVILLYINPAQLMRLIHGATYRTGIPITSSFSGRAASCTEGVLGAYLDRTAKVVVPGNGDRVWGTAQDDEMAFVVPVDLLEGLIEGLNRTHERGIRYPIPAFLDYQPMVGLKLPLTDIFK
- a CDS encoding XRE family transcriptional regulator, giving the protein MVLWLLSVLSSGYHRHFYRRLCDFGHRNASVKQARAILAAEIIRTLDERGLSTREAEKLTGVSHSEFSRIRNARLERFTLDRMITILGKLDEDVEVNITFRNRHAFQDGLHA
- a CDS encoding DUF2442 domain-containing protein, translating into MQKIKAVQTIGNDRLLVTFENGIKKIYDCSPLLSRPQFHLLTSPAFFNAVHVDPGGYGISWSDDIDLSEYELWTNGKAVPNESLKTDVAKDRRAA